In the genome of Populus trichocarpa isolate Nisqually-1 chromosome 6, P.trichocarpa_v4.1, whole genome shotgun sequence, one region contains:
- the LOC18100530 gene encoding flavonoid 3-O-glucosyltransferase, translating to MSEARNDLKHIAVLAFPVATHGPPLLSLVRRLSASASYAKFSFFSTKESNSKLFSKEDGLENIKPYNVSDGLPENYNFAGNLDEVMNYFFKATPGNFKQAMEVAVKEVGKDFTCIMSDAFLWFAADFAQELHVPWVPLWTSSSRSLLLVLETDLVHQKMRSIINEPEDRTIDILPGFSELRGSDIPKELFLDVKESQFAAMLCKMGLALPQAAVVASNSFEELDPDAVILFKSRLPKFLNIGPFVLTSPDPFMSDPHGCLEWLDKQKQESVVYISFGSVITLPPQELAELVEALKECKLPFLWSFRGNPKEELPEEFLERTKEKGKVVSWTPQLKVLRHKAIGVFVTHSGWNSVLDSIAGCVPMICRPFFGDQTVNTRTIEAVWGTGLEIEGGRITKGGLMKALRLIMSTDEGNKMRKKLQHLQGLALDAVQSSGSSTKNFETLLEVVAK from the exons ATGTCAGAAGCCAGAAATGACTTGAAACATATTGCTGTGCTAGCATTCCCCGTGGCAACTCATGGTCCTCCACTTCTTTCTCTCGTTAGGAGGCTGTCTGCTTCTGCTTCATATGCGAAGTTTTCATTCTTCAGCACAAAGGAGTCCAACAGCAAACTTTTCTCCAAGGAGGACGGGCTGGAAAACATAAAACCGTACAACGTTAGCGATGGTTTGCCTGAGAACTACAACTTTGCAGGGAATCTCGATGAagtaatgaattatttttttaaggcgACGCCGGGGAATTTTAAGCAAGCAATGGAAGTGGCGGTGAAAGAGGTAGGGAAGGATTTTACTTGCATAATGAGTGATGCATTTCTTTGGTTTGCAGCGGATTTCGCTCAGGAATTGCATGTCCCTTGGGTGCCCCTTTGGACCTCCAGTTCTCGTTCCCTCCTCTTGGTCCTTGAAACCGATTTGGTCCACCAGAAAATGAGAAGCATTATTAATG AGCCCGAAGATAGAACAATTGACATTCTTCCAGGATTTTCTGAACTACGTGGTTCTGACATACCTAAGGAACTATTCCTTGACGTTAAGGAATCACAATTTGCAGCAATGTTGTGTAAAATGGGATTAGCATTGCCACAGGCAGCTGTTGTTGCTTCAAACTCTTTTGAAGAATTAGACCCCGATGCGGTGATTCTGTTCAAGTCAAGGCTTCCCAAGTTTCTCAACATCGGCCCCTTCGTGTTGACATCTCCAGATCCGTTCATGTCTGATCCACACGGTTGCCTGGAGTGGCTGGACAAGCAGAAACAAGAATCTGTGGTGTACATTAGTTTTGGAAGTGTGATAACGCTACCACCCCAAGAGTTAGCAGAGTTAGTAGAAGCGCTAAAGGAATGCAAGTTGCCATTTCTTTGGTCATTTAGAGGCAATCCTAAGGAAGAATTGCCTGAAGAGTTCTTAGAAAGGACTAAAGAGAAGGGAAAAGTAGTTTCATGGACTCCGCAGTTAAAAGTCTTGCGACACAAAGCAATCGGAGTGTTTGTGACACATAGTGGGTGGAACTCGGTTTTGGATAGTATTGCTGGATGTGTGCCTATGATTTGCAGGCCATTCTTTGGGGATCAAACAGTGAACACGAGGACTATAGAGGCAGTATGGGGTACTGGCCTCGAGATTGAAGGAGGAAGAATCACAAAAGGAGGTTTGATGAAAGCCTTGAGGCTTATTATGTCAACCGATGAAGGGaacaaaatgagaaagaaaCTTCAACACCTCCAAGGTCTTGCTTTGGATGCCGTGCAATCAAGTGGTAGCTCTACCAAAAATTTCGAAACTCTGTTAGAGGTGGTCGCCAAGTAA